One genomic region from Streptomyces venezuelae encodes:
- a CDS encoding DeoR/GlpR family DNA-binding transcription regulator encodes MGVANRLDLTLRLVQGSDRVSVSELSHRLGVSEMTVRRDLDALERQGLVRRVHGGAVATRVRDEQAGFSAREPWQAATKDRLGAAAAALVEPGSRVLLDAGTTTVHVAEHLAARGPLTVAVLSIQAAVVLADKPGIDLLVVGGRSRPGERSLVGPLALRTLESLAFDCFLMSIGGIHAEHGWSEFSLDDAAVKQVGLARAGRTVAVADATKLGVRAFSRVAPLGAAHHFVTDRAAEDPATHPGGPQTLDALREAGVDVQLA; translated from the coding sequence ATGGGTGTCGCCAATCGTCTGGACCTGACCCTGCGATTGGTGCAGGGCTCCGACCGGGTTTCCGTGTCGGAGCTCTCCCATCGACTGGGCGTATCGGAGATGACCGTGCGCAGGGACCTCGACGCGCTGGAGCGTCAGGGACTCGTGCGGCGCGTGCACGGTGGCGCCGTCGCCACCCGCGTACGGGACGAGCAGGCCGGCTTCTCGGCGCGCGAGCCGTGGCAGGCCGCCACGAAGGACCGGCTGGGTGCGGCGGCGGCCGCACTGGTGGAGCCGGGGTCGCGCGTCCTCCTGGACGCGGGGACCACGACCGTGCACGTGGCCGAGCACCTGGCGGCCCGGGGCCCGCTGACGGTCGCCGTGCTCAGCATCCAGGCGGCGGTGGTCCTGGCCGACAAACCCGGGATCGACCTCCTGGTCGTCGGCGGGCGCTCCCGTCCCGGTGAGCGCTCCCTCGTCGGTCCGCTCGCCCTGCGCACGCTGGAGTCGCTGGCCTTCGACTGCTTCCTGATGTCCATCGGCGGGATCCACGCCGAGCACGGCTGGTCGGAGTTCTCCCTGGACGACGCGGCCGTCAAGCAGGTCGGCCTCGCCCGGGCCGGCCGCACGGTCGCGGTGGCCGACGCCACCAAGCTCGGCGTACGGGCGTTCAGCCGGGTCGCCCCGCTCGGCGCGGCGCACCACTTCGTCACCGACCGGGCCGCGGAGGACCCCGCCACGCACCCGGGCGGGCCCCAGACGCTGGACGCGCTGCGGGAGGCGGGCGTCGACGTCCAGCTGGCCTGA
- a CDS encoding DUF4406 domain-containing protein → MILVAGPYRSGTGDDPHKLEANVRAMNEVALVLFRAGHLPVTGEALALPLLEAAGGARPGDALFQEVFHPVAERLLSRCDAVLRIGGPSEGADMMVARAREQGLDVYGSLAAVPALVPAVPALTPAVVPPTAR, encoded by the coding sequence ATGATCCTCGTCGCCGGCCCGTACCGCTCCGGCACCGGTGACGACCCCCACAAGCTCGAAGCGAACGTACGGGCCATGAACGAGGTCGCCCTCGTCCTCTTCCGCGCCGGGCACCTGCCCGTCACCGGCGAGGCCCTCGCCCTCCCGCTCCTGGAGGCCGCCGGCGGCGCCCGCCCCGGCGACGCGCTCTTCCAGGAGGTCTTCCACCCGGTCGCCGAGCGCCTGCTCTCCCGCTGCGACGCGGTCCTGCGGATCGGCGGGCCCTCGGAGGGAGCCGACATGATGGTCGCCCGGGCCCGCGAGCAGGGCCTCGACGTCTACGGCTCCCTCGCCGCCGTCCCGGCCCTCGTCCCCGCCGTCCCGGCACTCACCCCCGCCGTCGTCCCGCCCACCGCTCGATGA
- a CDS encoding NUDIX domain-containing protein, whose protein sequence is MTAGIDTPDRRGRTGLDRQGRDLTGNPRVRIRDVEVLSCDWFVLRKTTFDYRHSDGHWSREQRETHDRGDGATVLLHNTARRTVLLTRQFRLPAYVNGHPDGMLLETAAGLLDDESPEEAIRREAAEETGHTIGAAEHVFDVYMSPGSVTERLHFFAAPYESADFAGGGGGIAAEGEDITTVELPFSEALAMVRDGRIADAKTIMLLQWAALDGPFRPL, encoded by the coding sequence ATGACCGCCGGCATCGACACCCCCGACCGCCGCGGCCGCACCGGCCTCGACCGGCAGGGCCGCGACCTGACCGGCAATCCGCGCGTACGGATCCGGGACGTGGAGGTGCTCTCCTGCGACTGGTTCGTCCTGCGCAAGACCACCTTCGACTACCGGCACAGCGACGGGCACTGGAGCCGCGAGCAGCGCGAGACCCACGACCGCGGCGACGGCGCGACCGTCCTCCTCCACAACACCGCACGCCGTACGGTGCTCCTGACCCGCCAGTTCCGCCTCCCCGCCTACGTGAACGGGCACCCCGACGGCATGCTCCTCGAAACCGCCGCCGGACTCCTGGACGACGAGAGCCCCGAAGAGGCGATCCGGCGGGAGGCCGCCGAGGAGACCGGGCACACCATCGGGGCCGCGGAGCACGTCTTCGACGTCTACATGAGCCCCGGCTCGGTCACCGAACGGCTGCACTTCTTCGCCGCCCCCTACGAGTCTGCGGACTTCGCCGGCGGAGGCGGCGGAATCGCCGCCGAGGGCGAGGACATCACGACCGTGGAGCTCCCCTTCTCCGAGGCGCTCGCCATGGTCCGCGACGGCCGGATCGCCGACGCCAAGACCATCATGCTGCTCCAGTGGGCGGCACTCGACGGACCGTTCCGACCGCTGTGA
- a CDS encoding DedA family protein, which yields MPLTRQLLLAQAAQEPADGVAGWAAGLVETMGGPGAGLAIALENLFPPLPSEVILPLTGFAAGQGVISLASALFWTTLGSVVGAVALYWIGALFGRRRMHALWARLPLVKVSDLERTEEWFARHGTKAVLLGRMVPIFRSLISVPAGVERMPLPVFLLLTTVGSLVWNSVLVMAGYWLGDRWDLVEGYVGVLSKAVLVLALVAVAAYLAVRLRGRGRAQHRRAS from the coding sequence ATGCCGCTCACCCGTCAGCTGCTGCTCGCCCAGGCCGCCCAGGAACCCGCCGACGGTGTCGCCGGGTGGGCCGCCGGGCTCGTCGAGACGATGGGCGGGCCCGGCGCGGGGCTCGCCATCGCGCTGGAGAACCTCTTCCCGCCGCTGCCGAGCGAGGTGATCCTCCCCCTGACCGGCTTCGCCGCCGGGCAGGGCGTGATCAGCCTGGCCTCGGCACTGTTCTGGACGACCCTGGGCTCGGTGGTCGGCGCCGTGGCCCTGTACTGGATCGGCGCGCTGTTCGGGCGGCGGCGCATGCACGCGCTCTGGGCGCGGCTGCCGCTGGTGAAGGTCTCCGATCTGGAGCGCACCGAGGAGTGGTTCGCGCGGCACGGCACCAAGGCGGTGCTCCTGGGGCGGATGGTGCCGATCTTCCGCAGTCTGATCTCCGTGCCGGCCGGTGTCGAACGGATGCCGCTGCCCGTCTTCCTCCTGCTCACGACAGTCGGCAGCCTGGTCTGGAACAGCGTGCTCGTGATGGCCGGTTACTGGCTCGGGGACCGCTGGGACCTGGTCGAGGGGTACGTCGGCGTGCTGTCCAAGGCCGTCCTGGTGCTGGCGCTCGTGGCCGTGGCCGCGTACCTGGCCGTACGGCTCCGGGGGCGTGGACGCGCCCAGCACCGCCGCGCCTCGTGA